In Ignavibacteriota bacterium, a single genomic region encodes these proteins:
- a CDS encoding PAS domain S-box protein — protein MQVPFSNSLRFKIGFSYIFLMVINVGVTIWTIYNFGRLTNALTEILSQNYPNTITVENMARSVERHDKAVRFFLNGDINNGKIELTIAKDEFYQYFDAAKEQISNELNQAILEDIQSTHTGYLMLIDSLQIIVEEGRFTRARQFHYDALLPFYQRLSDNCFWLVEENQKSMTAVSTRTKEIANDSVIAILTASLIALVVSILIIIQFTKRIILPAEKLAESVNQIGRGQLDLKIDVQTTDEFGLLSREFNKMTERLRKFEAMNIDKILSEKQKSETIVTSFSDAMIVCDSAGRIQHINSAAEQLFGRKQENLIGQFTTELTSDKIFSSIFSEQEHSTYINQPFVEFQMNGKTVYLRPRISYIFSRHNEREGTIFILQDVTQFKELDKMKSDFMATVSHEFRTPVTSMTMGVDILRQQLLGPLTKEQSDMLDSFKQDCGRLTKLVRDLLQLSKLESGKIKRSEEKVNMRALLDSTVNQVRLPFKEKNILLELQSAETLPPIFGDEQQVSWVVLNLLNNALQFTPSGGKVVISTSLEGKFLNVQVKDTGKGIPEESLEKIFNKFVQVKHPNDPTPGSVGLGLSIAKDIVEMYGGKIWVESELEKGSTFTFQLPTQKGTIA, from the coding sequence ATGCAAGTACCGTTTTCAAATAGTCTCCGCTTTAAAATCGGTTTCAGTTACATTTTCCTGATGGTGATTAACGTGGGAGTTACCATCTGGACGATTTATAATTTCGGACGGCTTACCAACGCCTTAACAGAAATTCTCAGCCAGAACTATCCTAATACGATTACGGTTGAAAACATGGCGCGCTCGGTCGAGCGGCACGATAAAGCCGTTCGGTTTTTCCTCAATGGCGATATCAACAACGGAAAGATTGAATTGACGATTGCGAAGGACGAATTCTATCAATATTTTGATGCGGCAAAAGAGCAAATCTCGAACGAATTGAATCAGGCAATTCTGGAAGACATTCAATCCACGCACACGGGGTATTTAATGTTGATTGATTCGCTCCAAATTATTGTCGAAGAGGGAAGGTTTACCCGCGCCCGTCAGTTTCATTACGATGCCCTTCTTCCGTTCTATCAACGATTGAGTGACAACTGTTTCTGGCTTGTGGAAGAAAATCAGAAATCCATGACGGCGGTGAGCACTCGCACTAAAGAAATTGCCAACGATTCAGTGATTGCTATTCTGACTGCTTCGTTGATTGCCTTGGTTGTAAGTATTCTCATAATCATTCAGTTTACAAAACGGATTATTTTGCCTGCAGAAAAACTTGCCGAGTCGGTGAATCAGATTGGCAGAGGACAATTGGATTTGAAAATTGATGTTCAAACGACAGATGAATTCGGTTTGCTCAGTCGTGAATTTAACAAAATGACCGAGCGGCTTCGGAAGTTTGAAGCGATGAATATTGATAAGATTCTTTCCGAGAAGCAGAAATCGGAAACGATTGTTACGAGTTTTTCCGATGCGATGATTGTGTGTGATTCAGCAGGGAGAATTCAGCACATCAACAGCGCGGCGGAACAATTGTTCGGAAGGAAACAGGAAAATCTTATCGGACAGTTTACGACGGAATTAACGTCAGACAAAATATTTTCATCCATCTTTTCAGAACAGGAACACTCGACGTATATCAATCAACCGTTTGTGGAATTTCAAATGAATGGGAAAACAGTTTATCTTCGACCGAGAATATCCTACATTTTTTCCCGACACAATGAACGGGAAGGAACAATATTTATTTTGCAGGATGTCACGCAGTTCAAAGAACTCGATAAAATGAAGTCCGATTTCATGGCTACCGTTTCGCATGAGTTCAGAACGCCTGTAACTTCCATGACAATGGGAGTTGATATTTTGCGTCAACAACTACTCGGTCCCCTCACGAAGGAACAATCGGATATGCTTGATTCTTTCAAACAGGATTGCGGACGATTAACAAAGTTAGTGAGAGATTTGCTTCAACTTTCGAAATTGGAGTCCGGCAAAATCAAGCGGAGTGAAGAGAAGGTTAATATGCGTGCGTTGCTTGATTCAACTGTGAATCAGGTGCGGTTGCCCTTCAAAGAAAAAAACATTTTACTTGAATTGCAATCAGCAGAAACGCTTCCTCCTATTTTCGGAGATGAGCAACAAGTTTCGTGGGTGGTTTTGAATTTATTGAACAACGCACTTCAATTCACACCGTCTGGCGGAAAAGTTGTTATTTCCACTTCGCTGGAAGGAAAATTTCTGAATGTTCAAGTGAAAGACACAGGGAAAGGAATTCCTGAAGAATCATTGGAAAAAATATTTAACAAGTTCGTGCAGGTGAAACATCCGAACGACCCGACTCCCGGAAGTGTTGGACTGGGGCTTTCCATTGCAAAAGATATTGTTGAGATGTACGGCGGGAAAATTTGGGTAGAGAGTGAACTTGAAAAAGGAAGCACGTTCACGTTTCAACTTCCTACTCAGAAAGGAACTATAGCATGA
- a CDS encoding universal stress protein yields MELSTSQPRVIGWLRGAAILDGDWGTSLAYVLGIAFALAGYSSGLHLVMMVAFTIMIALNYVSICRLYPNGGGVYSSVSHRSKTFAVIGALMLAADYVVTVSLSVLDGCHYLGFHNPQYWAIGIIIVIGAMNWFGPKHAGAFAVIISGATLLCLALLVSFSFPTAVQNITFSPAEGGFLNNWRIFVGIILSISGIEAISNMTGVMKDPLKNSRRAILSVLAKISIATLVLTFAMNAIPALDRLEYKEEMVRHLGVVYVGDWFGPIIGFVIALLLISAGNTAINALTAIQFLMAVDGELPKPLRKLNKHGVPVYPLLIATLIPIIVLVIVHDVITLAQMYAIGVVGAVLINIGSTGTDPDIKLSTTKRWFMIGSALILFFIEATIAIEKTKALLFALSVLAVGLTARALARKTPVAALAQQPVPVIQSSTVQMNGGAMFESRMMVAIKNRGEHLLRQACHEAKLRNSFLFILSVKEISIVGFLPQKIQTDAFPTFEWIKEICDEYGVPYKVITIISNEVGYSISEHAAMFGVERLLLGTTKRKLMEKALRGDVIREVSGWLPEEIQLVIYRS; encoded by the coding sequence ATGGAACTCTCAACAAGTCAACCAAGAGTGATTGGTTGGCTTCGTGGCGCGGCAATTTTAGACGGAGATTGGGGAACCAGTCTTGCATACGTCTTAGGAATTGCATTCGCCCTCGCTGGATACAGTAGTGGCTTACATTTAGTCATGATGGTTGCATTTACCATCATGATTGCTCTTAATTACGTAAGCATTTGCAGATTGTATCCGAACGGAGGTGGTGTATATAGTTCTGTCAGCCATCGTTCGAAAACATTTGCTGTTATTGGCGCGCTCATGCTTGCCGCCGATTACGTCGTTACCGTTTCGCTTTCCGTTCTCGATGGTTGCCATTACCTTGGATTCCATAATCCACAGTATTGGGCGATTGGTATCATTATCGTTATCGGAGCAATGAATTGGTTTGGACCGAAACATGCAGGCGCGTTTGCAGTTATCATTTCCGGTGCAACATTACTTTGCCTTGCCCTCCTCGTTTCATTCAGTTTTCCGACTGCAGTGCAAAATATAACCTTCTCTCCCGCAGAAGGTGGGTTCTTAAATAATTGGAGAATCTTTGTCGGCATCATCCTCTCCATCTCCGGCATCGAAGCAATCTCGAACATGACAGGAGTAATGAAAGACCCTCTTAAAAATTCTCGACGCGCGATTCTCTCCGTTCTTGCAAAAATTTCCATAGCCACTCTCGTCCTCACGTTTGCAATGAACGCCATCCCTGCGCTCGACCGGCTCGAATACAAAGAAGAAATGGTGCGGCATCTCGGCGTTGTCTATGTCGGTGATTGGTTTGGTCCTATTATCGGATTTGTCATTGCACTGCTTCTCATTTCCGCAGGCAACACAGCCATCAACGCGTTGACTGCCATTCAATTTCTTATGGCAGTTGACGGAGAACTACCGAAACCGCTCCGTAAGTTGAATAAACATGGTGTTCCTGTTTACCCTCTGCTCATTGCTACACTTATTCCCATCATCGTGTTAGTGATTGTGCATGACGTCATTACGCTTGCGCAGATGTACGCCATCGGTGTTGTCGGCGCTGTCCTTATCAACATCGGCTCTACCGGTACCGACCCGGACATAAAACTTTCAACGACAAAGCGGTGGTTCATGATCGGTTCTGCTTTAATTTTATTTTTCATTGAAGCAACAATCGCTATCGAAAAGACCAAAGCGCTTCTCTTTGCTCTTTCTGTTCTTGCAGTCGGGTTGACTGCAAGAGCGCTTGCCCGGAAAACGCCTGTTGCGGCATTGGCTCAACAACCGGTTCCAGTTATTCAATCTTCTACCGTACAAATGAATGGCGGAGCGATGTTCGAATCACGTATGATGGTTGCAATAAAAAACAGGGGTGAACACCTGTTACGCCAGGCATGCCATGAAGCAAAGTTGAGAAATTCGTTCCTTTTTATTTTATCTGTGAAGGAGATTTCCATCGTCGGATTTCTGCCGCAAAAAATTCAAACCGATGCCTTCCCTACATTTGAATGGATAAAAGAAATCTGTGATGAATATGGTGTCCCGTACAAAGTCATCACGATTATCTCGAATGAAGTCGGCTACAGCATTAGTGAACACGCCGCGATGTTCGGGGTTGAACGATTACTACTCGGAACCACGAAGCGAAAATTGATGGAGAAGGCGTTGCGGGGAGATGTTATTCGGGAAGTGTCGGGCTGGTTGCCGGAAGAAATTCAATTAGTAATTTACCGGTCATAA
- a CDS encoding response regulator, producing the protein MPFDERVKHILLVDDETGFAQLVAQMLRMDGYEVTTAEDGVDALEKMKSFKPDAIISDIMMPRMNGFEFFEKVRSDVLTKDVPFCFITAYQDSEVLSRARRVGIFGILRKPIDLDQIERRLRELLR; encoded by the coding sequence ATGCCTTTCGATGAACGCGTAAAACACATTTTATTGGTTGATGATGAAACCGGCTTTGCTCAACTCGTTGCACAGATGTTGAGGATGGACGGCTATGAAGTTACCACAGCAGAGGATGGAGTTGATGCCTTGGAAAAGATGAAGAGCTTCAAACCCGATGCTATTATTTCTGACATCATGATGCCCCGGATGAACGGATTCGAGTTTTTTGAAAAAGTTCGTTCGGATGTTCTGACCAAAGATGTCCCGTTCTGTTTTATTACCGCGTATCAGGATTCGGAGGTGTTATCACGAGCGCGAAGGGTTGGCATTTTCGGAATCCTCCGCAAGCCGATTGACCTTGACCAGATCGAGCGAAGGTTAAGGGAACTGCTGAGGTAA
- a CDS encoding T9SS type A sorting domain-containing protein has product MNKSVLLIVLTSLFILWCGFEVLHPTGEVGRTKKNPNDNGCYCHSPGIPTDTILVYVEGPETVSVGSSNIYTLHMIGGPSVIGGFNVAIGRGSLQSLDVSTRLENGELTHTQPKSWGDAIVSWQFMYIAPPTSGEDTIFSLGNSCNDDESPVGDEYNFGDNFYVTVIDSPLGVSEDKFPNSFELFQNFPNPFNPSTVISYQVIAGGWVSLKVFDLNGKEVSTLVNEAQSPGLYSIKFDGSGLTSGIYYYQLMTDEIKLTKKLLLLR; this is encoded by the coding sequence ATGAATAAAAGTGTTCTACTCATAGTTCTCACTTCTCTGTTCATCCTCTGGTGCGGGTTTGAGGTTCTTCACCCGACTGGTGAAGTTGGAAGGACGAAAAAAAATCCGAATGATAATGGTTGTTATTGCCACAGCCCTGGAATACCGACTGATACGATTTTAGTTTATGTTGAAGGACCGGAAACTGTTAGTGTTGGAAGTTCAAATATCTATACACTGCATATGATTGGGGGACCATCTGTTATTGGTGGATTTAATGTCGCTATTGGACGTGGTTCGCTTCAATCGTTAGACGTCTCAACACGATTGGAGAATGGTGAACTAACGCATACACAACCGAAATCATGGGGCGACGCAATTGTTAGTTGGCAATTCATGTACATAGCACCTCCAACAAGTGGAGAAGATACAATCTTTTCTCTGGGGAACAGTTGCAATGATGATGAAAGTCCGGTTGGTGATGAATATAATTTTGGAGATAATTTTTATGTGACTGTCATTGATTCACCACTTGGAGTTTCTGAGGACAAATTTCCGAATTCATTTGAGTTATTCCAGAACTTCCCCAATCCGTTTAATCCGTCAACTGTAATCAGTTATCAGGTTATTGCCGGAGGCTGGGTGTCCTTGAAGGTTTTTGATTTGAACGGAAAAGAAGTAAGTACGTTAGTGAATGAGGCTCAAAGCCCAGGTTTGTATTCAATCAAATTTGATGGTTCGGGTCTGACAAGCGGAATTTATTATTACCAACTGATGACTGACGAAATCAAACTGACAAAAAAATTATTACTTCTCAGATAG
- a CDS encoding DUF1939 domain-containing protein, translating into MSKKNVFLFLLVVTGFVFQSFSQQKIDFAKLKATPKSDAYMQGFYWNVPPGGIWWDSLAKLAPRLASAGFSGIWYPSPAKGAAGGYSMGYDPYDHFDFGEFDQKGGVETRFGSRQELINSINTFHAVGISVFADAVMRHMNGAEAKAPYECQPYPEHPDSSWMVFQYPYGSGRFKKTQADFIPNYTICDINPPYHGPDDPIYKFGEWLCHEKQSVKDSLIVWGQYMRNVLGFDGFRLDAVKHINPYFMGSWLQQANAGGFAVAEHYSSVSEIGSWLNDCQNNAGGDVSMFDFPLRFDLKSMCNNTSGGYDMRWLDGAGLINNGISGFDVSTFVENHDLDRTQYDGTYANGHDPILTNKDMAYAYILFSEGRPCVWFRDYFAYGLAGKIDTLNWIRTNFLWGGTTKRSGLDPWYVGSAASQEDQSHDIYVARRDGGNGRPPVYLVLNDHATEWRGVWVDAESNKVFRDFTGRAIDKTSTNDGRVELWAPPRGYAIYVPDTTVNINHPPYIQTISEQTAYINTLYSFQTQAADPNNQTITYSLGGNPSWMSVTSGGVLTGTPTINDTGTTSVILTITDPFNQTASDTFSIYVSNHPIMDGVFEGMGVWNSAFVTADTAAGWAGAKAQEIYVTEDEQYVYLGAKVTANTQMHWAFLLMSKYGGGSSESWGRNIVYAHRDLPDYILRGHFQSYAEFHSRDLNWWNGVGTQMNTSEWGENISEDSLLQEGWVEGRILKSTIGNPTGFAVQFYLTGNSDANATFDACPDDSNTTAASGVQTRLRKYAKYGTVNISFENLQWPPNAYISLGGSVTTYGRIYAFEVTDTVGQGNGISAWVGYDSTNSNPSTWTNWLPATYNVDYSSTDEYMQSIGSTLPKGIYYYAYRYQKGSGEFLYGGYSTNGGGTWDGVTNVSGVLYVAMPPLAPTLSSPAQGAINVQTTTTLSWTSVGTATHYRLQVSVDSLFGSFVVNDSTITSTSKSVSGLSSLTKYYWRVVAKNSSGWGDWSETRNFTTVLPPPAVPTLSSPSNNSVNQATNVTLQWNASSGATSYRITVSKDTNFTQIVFDDTVLTTSQAMSGLLNYTNYFWRVRGINAGGSSAFTSAWKFRTIVAAPATPSLVLPAQGATNQFTTLKLFWNKSSLADTYWLQVASDTNFTSIIFSDSTLTDSSKSMSGLNSSTKYFWKVRAKNVGGVSSFSTVRSFTTAQQVTTQFTLYDGWSLISLPYMMNQITKSTLFPTAVSSAFMFETGNGYIAKDTLRNGLGYWLKYADTTQVSLSGILLATDTFDVAAGWNLLGSISGSVGVNSIIQIPDSNITTSYFKFEQGSGYTQATTIEPMKAYWVKTKSAGKLVLSTTLEALNRLSQPTKK; encoded by the coding sequence ATGTCGAAAAAAAATGTTTTCCTCTTTCTACTCGTCGTTACGGGTTTTGTTTTTCAATCTTTCAGCCAACAGAAAATTGATTTTGCCAAACTGAAAGCAACGCCAAAGTCCGATGCGTACATGCAAGGATTTTACTGGAATGTGCCTCCCGGTGGAATTTGGTGGGACTCACTTGCGAAACTTGCGCCCCGTCTTGCTTCGGCGGGCTTCAGCGGAATTTGGTATCCATCTCCGGCAAAAGGGGCGGCAGGCGGCTACTCGATGGGCTACGACCCGTACGACCATTTTGATTTCGGAGAGTTCGACCAAAAAGGTGGAGTTGAAACTCGTTTCGGAAGTCGTCAGGAACTCATCAATTCAATCAATACTTTTCATGCAGTCGGCATCAGTGTTTTTGCTGATGCTGTCATGCGCCACATGAACGGAGCGGAAGCAAAAGCACCGTATGAATGTCAGCCTTATCCCGAACATCCCGATTCTTCTTGGATGGTATTTCAATATCCTTATGGTTCTGGGCGATTCAAAAAAACTCAGGCAGACTTCATTCCCAACTATACCATCTGCGACATTAATCCTCCGTATCATGGTCCCGACGACCCGATATACAAATTCGGTGAGTGGCTTTGCCATGAAAAGCAAAGTGTGAAAGATAGTCTCATTGTTTGGGGACAATACATGCGCAATGTTCTTGGCTTCGATGGATTCCGTCTTGATGCGGTGAAACATATTAATCCCTATTTCATGGGTTCATGGTTGCAACAGGCAAATGCGGGAGGGTTTGCGGTGGCAGAACATTACAGTTCGGTTTCAGAAATCGGTTCATGGTTGAATGATTGCCAAAATAATGCAGGCGGCGATGTTTCGATGTTTGATTTTCCGCTTCGTTTTGATTTGAAATCTATGTGCAATAATACATCGGGGGGATATGATATGCGATGGCTTGATGGTGCCGGGTTAATAAATAATGGAATTTCCGGTTTTGATGTTTCAACCTTTGTAGAGAACCACGACTTAGACAGAACGCAGTACGACGGGACGTATGCAAACGGTCACGACCCGATTCTTACCAACAAAGATATGGCGTACGCGTACATTTTGTTCTCCGAAGGTCGCCCGTGTGTTTGGTTCAGAGATTATTTTGCGTATGGATTGGCTGGGAAGATTGATACACTGAATTGGATTCGGACAAATTTTCTTTGGGGTGGAACGACGAAACGAAGTGGATTGGATCCTTGGTACGTCGGAAGTGCCGCATCGCAGGAAGACCAATCGCATGATATTTATGTAGCACGAAGGGATGGAGGAAACGGAAGACCTCCCGTTTATCTTGTTCTTAATGATCATGCAACAGAATGGCGCGGAGTATGGGTTGATGCAGAATCGAATAAAGTGTTTCGCGATTTTACAGGTCGTGCAATTGATAAAACTTCAACGAATGATGGTCGCGTAGAATTATGGGCGCCGCCTCGCGGTTATGCAATCTACGTTCCTGATACAACTGTAAACATAAATCATCCGCCGTACATTCAAACAATCTCTGAGCAGACTGCCTACATCAATACGTTGTATTCGTTTCAAACGCAAGCGGCAGACCCGAACAATCAAACAATAACGTACTCGTTAGGTGGCAATCCGTCATGGATGAGTGTAACTTCCGGCGGCGTATTGACGGGAACTCCGACAATAAACGATACAGGAACAACCTCGGTTATTCTTACTATCACAGACCCGTTCAATCAAACAGCATCGGATACATTTTCAATTTATGTCAGCAATCATCCAATTATGGATGGAGTGTTTGAAGGAATGGGAGTCTGGAATTCCGCATTTGTTACGGCAGATACTGCGGCAGGCTGGGCAGGCGCGAAAGCGCAAGAGATTTATGTAACGGAAGATGAACAGTATGTTTATCTCGGAGCGAAAGTAACTGCCAACACGCAAATGCACTGGGCGTTTCTGTTGATGTCGAAATACGGCGGCGGTTCATCAGAGAGTTGGGGGAGAAATATTGTCTATGCTCATCGCGATTTGCCCGATTACATTTTGCGGGGACATTTCCAAAGTTATGCTGAGTTTCATTCGCGTGATTTGAACTGGTGGAACGGAGTCGGTACACAGATGAACACTTCAGAATGGGGAGAGAATATTTCAGAAGATAGTTTGTTGCAGGAAGGATGGGTCGAAGGAAGAATTTTGAAATCCACAATCGGAAATCCGACAGGATTTGCAGTACAGTTTTATTTAACCGGAAATTCTGATGCGAATGCAACATTCGATGCGTGTCCCGACGATTCAAACACAACGGCGGCAAGCGGTGTTCAAACACGATTAAGAAAATATGCAAAGTACGGAACGGTAAATATTTCGTTTGAGAATTTGCAATGGCCCCCCAACGCGTATATCAGTCTTGGCGGTTCTGTGACAACCTACGGTCGAATCTACGCTTTTGAAGTTACGGACACAGTCGGACAAGGAAACGGAATAAGCGCCTGGGTTGGGTATGATTCAACAAACTCGAATCCTTCGACGTGGACGAATTGGTTGCCCGCCACATACAACGTTGATTATAGTTCGACCGATGAATACATGCAATCAATCGGTTCGACGTTGCCGAAAGGAATTTATTATTACGCGTATCGTTATCAAAAAGGAAGCGGAGAATTTTTGTACGGCGGGTATAGTACGAACGGAGGTGGAACCTGGGATGGAGTGACGAATGTTTCCGGTGTTTTGTATGTTGCGATGCCTCCGCTTGCGCCGACACTTTCCTCTCCGGCTCAAGGTGCAATCAACGTTCAGACGACAACAACATTATCGTGGACTTCTGTCGGTACTGCGACGCATTATCGTCTGCAGGTTTCGGTTGATTCATTGTTCGGGAGTTTCGTTGTGAATGATTCAACGATAACATCTACAAGTAAAAGTGTAAGCGGACTTTCTTCATTAACGAAATATTATTGGAGAGTTGTCGCGAAAAATTCTTCCGGTTGGGGAGATTGGTCGGAGACACGGAATTTCACAACTGTTTTGCCACCGCCTGCCGTGCCGACACTTTCATCGCCGTCGAATAATTCGGTCAATCAGGCAACAAACGTCACGTTGCAATGGAACGCTTCTTCGGGTGCGACATCGTACAGGATTACAGTTTCTAAAGATACCAATTTTACTCAAATCGTTTTTGATGATACTGTTCTGACAACATCACAAGCAATGAGTGGTTTGTTGAACTACACAAATTATTTCTGGCGCGTTCGGGGAATCAACGCAGGTGGTTCAAGCGCGTTCACGAGTGCATGGAAATTCAGAACAATCGTTGCCGCACCTGCTACGCCTTCGTTAGTTTTACCTGCTCAAGGAGCGACGAATCAGTTTACAACGCTGAAGTTGTTTTGGAATAAATCATCGCTGGCAGATACATACTGGTTGCAGGTCGCGAGTGATACGAATTTCACTTCAATAATTTTCAGTGATTCGACTCTTACCGATAGTTCTAAATCAATGAGCGGATTGAATTCAAGCACGAAATATTTCTGGAAAGTAAGAGCAAAGAACGTCGGAGGTGTTAGTTCTTTTTCAACAGTTCGCTCATTCACGACTGCTCAGCAAGTTACCACACAATTTACATTGTATGATGGCTGGAGTTTAATCTCTTTGCCTTACATGATGAATCAAATAACAAAGAGTACGTTGTTCCCGACTGCGGTTTCCTCTGCTTTTATGTTTGAAACAGGAAACGGTTACATTGCAAAAGATACATTACGAAACGGACTTGGCTATTGGTTGAAATATGCTGATACAACACAAGTGAGTCTGTCCGGGATTCTACTGGCGACAGATACATTCGATGTCGCCGCTGGTTGGAATTTGCTTGGCTCTATTTCCGGCTCTGTTGGTGTTAATTCGATTATTCAAATACCTGACAGCAATATAACAACATCATATTTCAAGTTCGAACAAGGAAGCGGCTACACACAAGCAACGACAATCGAACCAATGAAGGCGTATTGGGTGAAGACGAAGTCGGCAGGAAAACTTGTTTTATCAACAACCTTAGAAGCGCTTAATCGCTTGAGTCAACCAACAAAGAAATAA
- a CDS encoding BrnT family toxin, with translation MKISGIIWLDEIVEKIQQKHDVLPIEVKEVINSSKHFRFVEKGFRESENVYASFGRTDAGRYLIVFFIYKKNQQALILSARDMTKAERKLYEKK, from the coding sequence GTGAAAATTTCAGGTATCATTTGGTTGGATGAAATTGTTGAAAAAATCCAACAAAAGCATGATGTACTTCCTATAGAGGTGAAAGAAGTGATAAACTCTTCAAAGCATTTTCGTTTTGTGGAAAAAGGATTCCGTGAAAGTGAAAATGTTTATGCTTCATTTGGTAGAACAGACGCCGGAAGATATCTGATTGTCTTTTTTATCTACAAGAAAAACCAACAAGCCCTTATTCTCTCTGCACGTGATATGACGAAAGCAGAAAGGAAACTTTATGAAAAAAAATAA
- a CDS encoding MmcQ/YjbR family DNA-binding protein, translating to MNLESVKTYCLSFPHATEKIMWDDDYVFKIGGKMFAIAATRPDAKYVLSFKCTPEKFAELTERNGIAPAPYAARYFWVSLERFDVLHQKEVKALLKESYEMVFEKLTKKLKKELLDA from the coding sequence ATGAACCTTGAATCAGTAAAAACATATTGTCTCTCATTCCCTCACGCCACAGAAAAAATTATGTGGGATGACGATTACGTTTTTAAAATCGGTGGGAAGATGTTTGCCATTGCGGCGACACGACCGGATGCAAAGTATGTGCTTTCTTTCAAATGCACACCGGAGAAATTTGCTGAACTGACAGAGCGAAATGGAATAGCGCCTGCACCGTATGCGGCTCGTTATTTTTGGGTTTCGTTAGAACGGTTTGATGTGTTACATCAGAAAGAAGTGAAAGCATTGTTGAAAGAGTCTTATGAAATGGTGTTTGAGAAATTGACGAAGAAGTTGAAGAAAGAGTTACTCGATGCTTGA
- a CDS encoding GNAT family N-acetyltransferase — protein MKLTYKKLDSSTWNNFAELFGERGACGGCWCMAWRQSSSEYAKNKGEKNKRSMKKLVMSEEQLGIIAYHEGKPIGWCAVAPRERYSKLEASRVLKRIDDAAVWSIPCFFLAKEYRRKGLSSEILKGVIAYCKKKKVKVLEAYPIIPYSENMPAPFAWTGMLSSFLKAGFVEVKRWSKSRPIVRYYY, from the coding sequence ATGAAACTGACTTATAAAAAATTAGACTCCTCAACATGGAATAACTTTGCCGAACTGTTTGGCGAGCGGGGCGCGTGCGGCGGATGCTGGTGCATGGCATGGCGACAATCATCATCGGAGTATGCGAAGAATAAGGGAGAGAAGAATAAGCGTTCGATGAAAAAATTAGTGATGAGCGAAGAACAACTTGGCATCATCGCGTATCATGAAGGAAAACCGATTGGTTGGTGTGCGGTTGCGCCGAGAGAACGGTATTCAAAGTTGGAAGCATCTCGCGTGTTGAAGCGAATTGATGATGCGGCAGTCTGGTCAATTCCGTGTTTCTTTCTTGCGAAGGAGTACAGGCGCAAAGGACTTTCCTCTGAAATTTTGAAAGGAGTTATTGCGTACTGCAAGAAAAAGAAAGTGAAAGTCCTCGAAGCGTATCCTATCATTCCGTATTCGGAAAACATGCCCGCTCCGTTTGCTTGGACAGGAATGTTGTCATCGTTTTTGAAAGCAGGATTTGTGGAAGTGAAACGCTGGTCGAAGTCGAGACCGATTGTGAGATATTATTATTAA